Proteins encoded within one genomic window of Alteribacter populi:
- a CDS encoding adenine phosphoribosyltransferase: MDYKDYITVVENFPKEGIRFKDITTLMENGEAYKKAIDDMAEFAKEKNIDVVVGPEARGFVVGCPISYSLGIGFVPVRKAGKLPREVLAVDYGLEYGKDSLNIHKDSIKPGQKVLISDDLLATGGTIEATIKMVEGLGGVVAGIVFMIELTYLEGREKLKDYNVYSLVQY, encoded by the coding sequence ATGGATTACAAAGATTATATTACAGTTGTAGAGAATTTTCCAAAAGAAGGAATTCGCTTTAAAGATATTACGACGCTCATGGAGAATGGCGAAGCATACAAAAAAGCAATTGATGACATGGCTGAATTTGCTAAGGAAAAAAACATTGATGTCGTTGTCGGCCCTGAAGCAAGAGGGTTCGTAGTTGGTTGCCCGATTTCATATTCATTGGGTATTGGCTTTGTTCCTGTTCGTAAAGCAGGGAAACTTCCTCGTGAAGTGCTGGCAGTAGACTATGGTCTTGAGTATGGTAAAGACAGCCTTAACATTCATAAAGACTCTATTAAGCCAGGGCAAAAGGTTCTAATTTCCGACGATTTACTTGCCACAGGTGGAACGATCGAAGCTACAATTAAAATGGTTGAAGGGCTCGGCGGTGTAGTCGCTGGTATTGTTTTCATGATTGAACTTACTTACTTAGAAGGACGAGAAAAGTTAAAAGACTACAACGTCTATTCATTAGTTCAGTATTAG
- a CDS encoding RelA/SpoT family protein, with product MTSEQVLQKASEYLSEQDVTFIRNAYLMAENAHKDQFRKSGEPYIGHPVQVAGILVELGMDPNTVAAAFLHDVVEDTSAHIDSIADQFGEEVAMLVDGVTKLGKIKYKSKEEQQAENHRKMFVAMAKDIRVILIKLADRLHNMRTLKHLPPDKQRRIANETLEIFAPLAHRLGISAIKWELEDTSLRYLNPQQYYRIVNLMKKKRAERESYIDEVKNKIQDRLGNVNVKADINGRAKHIYSIYRKMALQNKQFNEIYDLLAVRIIVKNIKDCYAVLGIIHTHWKPMPGRFKDYIAMPKANMYQSLHTTVIGPKGDPLEVQIRSEDMHKVAEYGVAAHWAYKEGKTDDDSGSLDTKLSWFREIIEWQNDTSDAQEFMESLKIDLFSDMVFVFTPKGDVIELPKGSVPLDFAYRIHTEVGNRCIGAKVNGKMVPLDHELKTGDIVDVLTSKHSYGPSQDWLKLTQSSHAKNKIRQWFKKERREENVEKGKDMVEREIGRKGYDQKDVLTHENINRVANKFNFGTEEDMYAAVGYNGITAAQIVTRLTDNIRKQQDEEQDNLTLSEAVEDLKTYNTSKKTSVGVRVKGIDNLLIRLSRCCNPVPGDDITGYITKGRGVSIHRSDCPNINNDEAKTRLLPVEWEGNQQKTKNYNVDIEISGFDRRGLLNEVLQAVAETKTNINAVSGKSDKNKMATIDMTISIQNISHLQKVVDRIKQIPDIYAVRRIMH from the coding sequence ATGACAAGTGAACAAGTGCTTCAAAAAGCAAGTGAATATCTGTCCGAGCAAGATGTGACCTTTATAAGAAATGCTTACCTTATGGCGGAAAATGCTCACAAGGACCAGTTTCGTAAATCAGGAGAACCGTATATCGGTCATCCTGTTCAAGTGGCGGGGATTCTTGTTGAATTGGGCATGGACCCCAACACTGTTGCTGCGGCGTTTCTCCATGATGTCGTAGAAGATACGTCTGCCCACATTGATAGCATTGCCGATCAGTTTGGTGAAGAAGTAGCCATGCTTGTGGATGGAGTCACAAAGCTCGGGAAAATTAAATATAAATCTAAAGAAGAACAACAAGCTGAAAATCACCGAAAAATGTTTGTAGCGATGGCGAAGGACATTCGCGTGATTTTAATTAAGCTTGCCGATCGTCTTCACAACATGCGGACACTGAAGCATTTGCCACCAGATAAACAGCGGAGAATTGCCAATGAAACGTTAGAGATTTTTGCACCTCTAGCCCATCGGTTAGGGATTTCAGCAATTAAATGGGAGTTAGAAGATACTTCACTACGATATTTAAACCCACAGCAATATTATCGAATTGTTAATTTGATGAAAAAGAAGCGTGCGGAAAGAGAAAGCTATATCGATGAGGTAAAGAATAAAATCCAGGACCGGCTTGGAAATGTAAATGTTAAAGCCGATATTAATGGACGTGCAAAACACATTTACAGTATTTATCGTAAAATGGCGTTGCAAAACAAGCAATTCAATGAAATTTATGACCTGCTAGCCGTGCGGATCATTGTCAAAAATATTAAAGATTGCTACGCTGTCCTTGGGATTATTCATACACACTGGAAGCCGATGCCAGGTCGCTTTAAGGATTATATTGCGATGCCGAAAGCTAATATGTACCAATCTCTTCATACGACTGTAATCGGTCCAAAAGGAGATCCTCTAGAGGTCCAAATCCGCTCGGAAGATATGCACAAAGTTGCTGAATACGGGGTAGCTGCACACTGGGCATATAAAGAAGGGAAAACTGATGATGACAGTGGATCGTTAGATACGAAGCTGTCATGGTTTCGTGAAATTATTGAGTGGCAAAACGATACAAGTGACGCTCAGGAATTCATGGAGTCCCTAAAAATTGATTTATTTTCCGATATGGTGTTTGTGTTTACACCTAAAGGTGATGTTATTGAGCTTCCTAAAGGTTCAGTACCACTTGATTTTGCATATCGAATCCATACAGAGGTAGGGAACCGGTGTATTGGAGCAAAAGTGAATGGCAAAATGGTTCCTCTTGATCACGAGCTGAAAACAGGTGACATTGTCGATGTTCTTACGTCAAAACATTCGTATGGACCGAGTCAGGACTGGTTAAAGCTGACTCAAAGCTCGCATGCGAAAAATAAGATTCGTCAATGGTTTAAAAAAGAGCGTCGTGAAGAAAACGTTGAAAAAGGTAAAGATATGGTCGAGCGTGAAATTGGGCGGAAAGGCTACGACCAAAAAGACGTATTAACACATGAAAATATCAACCGTGTTGCAAACAAATTTAACTTTGGTACAGAAGAAGATATGTACGCAGCTGTTGGATATAATGGAATCACTGCAGCACAGATTGTGACTCGCCTTACAGATAACATTCGTAAACAACAAGATGAAGAGCAAGATAACCTAACACTTTCCGAAGCTGTTGAGGATTTAAAAACCTACAATACTTCGAAAAAAACAAGTGTTGGCGTTCGCGTTAAAGGTATTGACAATTTGCTCATCCGTTTATCACGCTGCTGTAACCCAGTCCCAGGTGATGATATTACCGGATATATTACAAAAGGACGAGGTGTAAGTATTCACCGCAGTGATTGTCCTAATATTAATAATGATGAAGCCAAAACACGGCTTCTTCCAGTAGAATGGGAAGGTAATCAGCAGAAAACGAAAAACTACAACGTCGATATTGAAATATCCGGCTTTGACCGTAGGGGCTTGTTAAATGAAGTTCTTCAAGCTGTAGCTGAAACGAAAACGAATATTAACGCTGTTTCAGGTAAATCAGATAAAAACAAAATGGCGACGATTGATATGACGATTTCGATTCAAAATATATCCCACCTACAAAAAGTAGTCGATCGAATTAAGCAGATCCCGGATATTTACGCTGTACGTCGAATAATGCATTAG
- the dtd gene encoding D-aminoacyl-tRNA deacylase: MRIVVQKSKEARVIVNHEIVGEIEHGLMLLVGVTHDDDEKDVQFVADKVSHLRIFEDDNNKMNNSVLDAGGQILSISQFTLYGDCRKGRRPNFMNAAKPDQAKDLYEKFNDRLRDNGLHVETGVFGEMMDVDFVNNGPVTLMVDSKE, from the coding sequence ATGCGTATAGTAGTGCAAAAATCAAAAGAGGCTCGCGTTATTGTAAATCATGAAATTGTTGGTGAAATCGAACACGGTCTCATGCTTTTAGTCGGTGTTACGCATGACGACGACGAGAAAGATGTCCAATTTGTAGCCGATAAGGTAAGTCACCTTCGTATTTTTGAAGATGATAACAATAAAATGAATAACAGTGTTTTGGATGCTGGCGGCCAAATCCTCTCTATATCGCAATTTACGTTATACGGTGATTGCCGAAAGGGACGTCGACCGAACTTTATGAATGCCGCGAAGCCAGACCAAGCCAAAGATTTATATGAAAAATTCAATGACCGGCTAAGAGATAACGGACTTCATGTAGAAACCGGTGTTTTTGGTGAAATGATGGACGTTGACTTTGTGAACAACGGACCAGTTACTCTCATGGTCGATAGTAAAGAATAA
- the hisS gene encoding histidine--tRNA ligase: MNFRIPRGTQDILPENSPMWRYVEQKAHDLCRRYNYKEIRTPIFEQTELFARGVGDTTDIVQKEMYTFEDRGGRSLTLRPEGTASTVRSYVENKMHGWADQPVKLYYVGPMFRYERPQSGRMRQFVQFGVEAMGSDDPAIDAEVIGLAMDFYRELGLKGLKLVINSLGDKESRNSHRNALINHFKPRITEFCPDCQQRLEQNPLRILDCKKDRDHELMENAPSILSYLNEESKKYFDRVQSYLGAMNIDFEVDPGLVRGLDYYNNTAFEIMIDGAGFGAITTLTGGGRYNGLVEEIGGPQTPGIGFALSLERLLMALETQGVELPTETGLDAYLIAIGEEAKSKAPSLLHTLRQSGLAVDADYLNKKMKAQFKAADRQGAAYTLILGDDEIAAGTIVVKNLNSGEQVNVSIEEAIQMIIENRQRKGA; this comes from the coding sequence ATGAATTTTAGAATCCCTCGTGGAACGCAGGATATTTTACCGGAAAATTCACCAATGTGGCGGTATGTGGAGCAAAAAGCGCATGATTTATGCCGCCGTTATAATTATAAAGAAATTCGTACACCAATTTTTGAGCAAACTGAGTTGTTTGCTAGAGGTGTAGGCGATACAACAGATATCGTACAAAAGGAAATGTATACATTTGAAGATCGCGGTGGGAGGAGTTTAACGCTTCGACCGGAAGGAACAGCATCTACAGTGCGTTCTTACGTAGAGAATAAAATGCACGGATGGGCAGACCAGCCTGTAAAGTTGTATTATGTCGGACCTATGTTTAGGTATGAACGTCCCCAATCAGGACGGATGAGACAGTTTGTACAATTTGGTGTTGAAGCGATGGGGAGTGATGATCCAGCTATCGATGCTGAAGTAATCGGACTTGCAATGGACTTTTACCGAGAACTTGGACTTAAAGGGCTGAAATTAGTCATTAATAGTCTTGGTGATAAAGAAAGTCGGAATTCACATAGAAACGCTTTGATTAATCATTTCAAACCGAGAATCACCGAATTTTGCCCTGATTGCCAGCAGCGACTTGAGCAAAACCCACTCAGAATTCTTGATTGCAAAAAAGATCGTGATCATGAATTGATGGAAAATGCTCCTTCAATTTTAAGTTATTTAAATGAAGAATCTAAAAAGTATTTTGATCGTGTTCAATCTTATTTAGGAGCGATGAACATCGATTTTGAAGTTGACCCTGGCCTTGTACGTGGTCTTGATTATTATAATAACACCGCTTTTGAAATTATGATCGATGGCGCTGGGTTTGGAGCGATCACAACGTTAACTGGCGGCGGTCGCTATAACGGACTCGTCGAAGAAATCGGAGGACCACAAACGCCAGGTATTGGGTTTGCCTTAAGTTTGGAACGACTGCTCATGGCCCTTGAGACCCAAGGTGTTGAACTGCCGACTGAAACAGGTTTGGATGCGTATTTGATTGCCATTGGTGAAGAAGCAAAAAGTAAAGCACCAAGTCTCCTGCACACGCTTCGCCAAAGCGGGTTAGCTGTAGACGCTGATTACTTAAACAAAAAAATGAAAGCTCAATTTAAGGCTGCTGATCGTCAAGGTGCAGCGTATACACTAATTTTAGGTGACGATGAAATCGCTGCAGGAACAATCGTAGTGAAAAACCTTA